DNA from Triticum aestivum cultivar Chinese Spring chromosome 7D, IWGSC CS RefSeq v2.1, whole genome shotgun sequence:
gacaacctctacttccctctgcgaagggcctatcttttatttttgtcttatgccttacaagagtcatggtgatcttcacctttcctttttacactttatcctttggcaagcactatgtgttggaaacatcctgatatatatatccagttggatgtgcttttcataaagcattattgttgacattaaccttgaggtaaaaggttgggaggcgaaactataagcccctatctttctctgtgtccgattaaaacttcatacccataagtattgcgtgagtgttagcaattgtgaaagactaaatgatagctgagtatgtggacttgctgaaaagctcttatattgactctttccaatgttatgataaattgcaattgcttcaatgaccgagattatagtttgttagttttcaatgaagtttctgattcatactttacactgtgaattgattgttactttagcataagaaatcatatgacaatatatatatatatatatatatatatatacggacatgagggcatcatgatcattcttaaacagcaacatatatatatatatataccctcatgtccgtattttattttatcgacacctctatctctaaacatgtggacatatttttcgatattggcttccgcttgaggacaagcgaggtctaagcttgggggagttgatacgtccattttgcagcatgcttttatatcgatatttattgcattatgggtattacacattatgtcacaatacttatgccttttctctcttattttacaaggtttacatgaagagggagaatgccggcagctggaattctgggctggaaaaggagcaaatatttgacacctattctgcacaactccaaaagtcctgaaacttcacgaaagtcagttttggaatatattaaaaatattgggcgaagaaagcaccagaggggggccaccccctgttcacaagggtggagggcgcgccctacccccctgggcgcgccccctgcctcgtgggccacctggaagcccctcgatgcccatcttctggtataaggcgtcttttgccctggaaacaatcagaaggaagctttcgggacgaagcgccgccgtctcgaagcggaacctgggcagaaccaatctagggctccggcggagctgttctgccggggaaacatccctccgggagggcgtaatcgtcaccatcgatcctctcgttgggagggtgtcaatctccatcaacatcttcaccagcaccatctcctctcaaaccctagttcatctcttgtatccgatctttgtctcaaaacctcggattggtacctgtgggttgctagtagtgttgattactccttgtagttgatgctagttggtttattcggtggaagatcatatgttcagatcctttatgcatattaatacccctctgattatgaacatgaatatgatttgtgagtagttacgtttgttcctgaggacatgggagaagtcttgctataagtagtcatgtgaatttggtattcgttcgatattttgatgagatgtatgttgtctttcctctagtggtgttatgtgaacgtcgactacatgacacttcaccattgttttggcctagaggaaggcattgggaactaataagtagatgatgggttgctagagtgacagaagcttaaaccctagtttatgagttgcttcgtaaggggctgatttggatccatatgtttcatgctatggttaggtttaccttaatacttcttttgtagttgcggatgcttgcaataggggttaatcataagtgggatgcttgtctaagaaaggacagcacccaagcaccggtccacccacataccaaattatcaaagtaacgaacgcgaatcatatgagcatgatgaaaactagcttgacaataattcccatgtgtcatggggagcgcttttctctatataagagtttgtccaggcttgtcctttgctacaaaaatgattgggccaccttgttgcaccttgtttacttttgttacttgttacccgttacgaattaccttatcacaaaactatctgttaccgataatttcagtgcttgcagagaatatcttactgaaaaccgcctgtcatttccttctgctcctcgttgggttcgacactcttacttatcgaaaggactacgatagatccctatagttgtgggtcatcaatcaaCAATGAATGATGGTTTGTTTACTCTAAAAAATTATTCATGAACGAAATAGGTTTACAGTTTGTTTAGTTATCTTTTGCCGTTGATTTCAAAAAAAACTTTTACCGTAGCGGGGATAACACTGTGTGCTGACTTAACCAACCCTGCTTGTTTTGGACTTGTCGCTACCGATTGTACTCCGTAATCATGGAAAAATACCCTATGTTATGTTCccaaaaaaatgaaatacttgacgaGTCATGGACTTTCACAACACTCGCCGCGTCTTTTTGGCCCCTCCTCTCCTGACAGTCAATTCGGGGAGTGTGTTGTGTGGTAAACGCGGCCACATGATCAAGCACACGTGCCCGGGCCTATGATGTCGGGGGACTCTGAGCAGGTAGGACATTCATCGGCAGGCGTGGAGGCAAGCATGCAAGGCACTTGCTGACTTGCGCATGTGCCATGTGGTGCTCGATGTAGTGCCTTGGGAGGAAATGTACTCCATCTGGAAAATTCAATGAAAGCAATTGCTATTGTTTCTTGGTATTAATTCTAGGAGAGGAGAAAGTTAGTGCATAATGAAAAGGGCCATGAACCTAAGTTCATAGCAATGGCAATCACAACTTTGGTTGCTAACTATATACTATGGCAAGTGATGCAAAGGCAACTATCAAGCGATATGGTTGGAAAGATCAAGGAGCAACTATGTGAAGCTAAACGTGGATGGTGCTTTTGACCCAGACTTACTCAAGGGCTCTTATGACGCTGTCATCAAAGACTTGAATGGCAGATTCATCGCGGTAGAAAACGAGAAATCGATTGGTGCGGAGATGCTCTTATTGTTGAGGCACTGGCCTTACGGTTTGGTCTCAAGTTGGCAACTACAGTCGGGTGTAACCGCATAGAGGTGAACTCCGACAACATCAAGGTGATAGAGACAATAAAGAATGGAGGTTGTCTACCGGTAGCAATTTTTGATGATATATAGCACCTTGCGTATGATTTCCCACATATTATTTTTAAGCATGCTCCTGGAAAGACTAATTATGCTGAAACTAGTTAGAAGTAAGATGTGTGTAGGATGGATAAAAGATCCACCTGTAAAGATTGTTGATATTGTAAAAGATAATATGGTGATCATCTTACAATAAAGAGTACTTTGATGCCTTGAAGGAGATGTACTCCCTGTGTAAAAAAAAatataaacactcttatatttctttacaaacaGACTTTGGTGAAGACCCGCTCAAAGAAAAACCATATCAGGTTTGGTCACGTATTCTCTCTTGATCGTTTCTTAGACCAAAATGTAAACGAGTTttggttgataacccacaacttTTGTAGTCTTATGGACTATTCGTCCCCtccaagttcatatggactaatGGTGCCGAAATTGCTTTTAATGGCCGAGCTCCGTGAAGGCCTCCAAATACAAAACTCAAAATTCATGAAAATCATACATTTTACATTTCAAGAAGTTCTGAAAAATATACAAAGATAGATGAAAGCATAATGTAAATTTTCAGGacaaaatacattgaaatgagggctgtgcagAAAAAAGGACAAATCTgaggctttttaacacatgataccATTCATCCTCCCCGGCCATGGATGTCTTTTTTGTACAAATCGCATTTcaacatatttcatcatgaaattttacacacatatgcctcacatccttgtttacttgtaaaaaaaatcagatttttttgaaaccaatttttttttaattttgaatttttcaaaaattaggcctccatggaggccaagaTCCAAAacgccattctcctaatgatgcacTTTCATTCAAATATAAACCGAAGACCTAAGCGCCGACAAAACTGAACTTTACTTCTTTCCAGCGTCAGCCATCTAGCAAAACAACATGAGGGTCCCTGAAAACTGCAAACGTTCTGTATTTGTAGTATTACATGAGATGAAAGCATTGACTTGGCACTAGGATTTTAGTCAGTAGTATCTCCTTCGAGGGCTATATGCGCCGGTTCCTGGGTAGTGGTAAGATACACTTGGATGAGGCGGGGGGAGGTAGGCGTATGCATATCCATCCTGCGCACCAAAATAACTTGGTTACGGACCACCAACCACAGATTTCAGGAAGATGATGATAAACCAAGGTTTACAAACATCACTCGCGTTCTCAAAAGGACACTTCCACAACTAATATATACATAGTAAAACTACTAAATTTCTGACAGCTTCACCACTAATACTAGATACTAGAATTGGTTGCAATATATTCCAGAGTTTTGATTGCACGGTATATGCATATCTAGATCAATAATATGACAATGAAACTGAAAATACACGAGTGTATATTGTAGAGTTGTAAAATATTTAATTAATACAAGTTAGCGTGATAAATTGTAAACGGCTGAGTCTTTTCGCATACATGGTAGCATGTTGAGGTGGGACTTTTCCCATGCATgctgagagaaatatgttagtAGGGATCGGGATCACCTATCTAGTCATATAGGATacataataaagatttatcatggaAAGTAACTCCACAGTATATACTTTTTTACTTCTTTTCTAGTATGCACTACTAAAACGATGCTTGAAATCTTGAAGTAGGGTGAAAAGTCAACCACTGAGTTGGATGTGGGTTTAACGATTTCTAAGATGGTCGGTCCCAGAAAGAAGTGACATATCTGGTTTCTAAAAGAATTTCCCAATATATGAATAACTACCTTTAATTATGACATCAGGATGAATACAGTTATACTGACACAATAAAGTGTATTTGGCAAATTATATCAATTTAATTTTCCAACAAATGCAGTATCTTTTAGCAGCAGCCACAAATACTTCGGAACAGAACCAGCATTGTGCTCTTGTGGGGTATGCATACTGTACATTGATACTACTTCAGACTGAAAATACAAAGACATTGCAGTGAATGAGTAGGACAAGTATACAAACCTGGTATTGAGGATTGCTTGTGTACCCATAGGCTGGTGGTGGAGCTGCTACTTCtgtcaaatgcaacaaaaatgtaTTACAAACTGAACTATCTTTTCCTAACTGAAAGCAAGTACTAGGATACAATAAACAATGAACCTAGCGTAAGAGTTCAAACAAAATCAATTCAATAGCACCACCTAAAATGTATCCAACTCAATTCTAATCAAGTTCTCAAATTCATAGCTGAAGACTGAGTTGGTGTTCTCCACTGTGGTTACTGTTCAACACAAAAACCATTGTCCCAAGTCTAATGTTGGTTAATTTGACCACCGGTTTTCGGCAAAAAACATTTTGAACTACTCTCAGCTGGACCTTTGCTCGTTGAAAGTGCACATGTTCTCCTATAGTGTCCGAAACAAGGTGGTCTACCGCTCACCCATTTTAAACATTGTTTTGGGTTTCACCCTTCGACTTTTTGTTTTAGCGACCAAAGTCAAAAAAGACGACCGCCATGTCATGGTCTATATCTTGCTTCTCGTAGTAATGATCTTATGTAAGCTGGCCTTTGGCTTTTGAgtaatgcaatttcaaaaaataaagaaaaaacagcTGAAGACTGACCAAGCAAAAAGGTAGAATGCCTTAAAAGAAAAACAAGGTATTCTAACTACTGTTATCTCAGCAGTATGGGCCTAAGGTAATGGGGGGGAAAGGTTCAAGGATTCTCTGCTGTACCGCCGAAATTATTCTTCCCCCACAGAATCACACAACGCCACTTTGAGTACCATATGTATAAAATTTAGCTATTCGGTTATGTGGGCTCTCGAGCAAGTGTGGGGCTAAATGATCTTCAGCCACGGCCAAGGGCTCGGTTACAGCCAGCGCCGCTGATGACATCTTTCCAGGGGAAGGGGGCGAGGTCGGCCAACAAGTCCTCCAGCTCCAGATTGAGGGCAATTGCATTGAGGCAGTCGCACCGAGCCTCTGCAGCCCCATGGAGATTAGGACTGATCGGACCCAGCCAGGCGTGCCGCCTTCACCTATTGTGAATATGATACATTGCCCGTGGACATGGATACCGGCAGGCATTTTGTAGTGCAGGAGGGGTGGCGTCATCGTCTCCTCATGCAGAAGACCCATTGGATAGAAGTCGTGGCTACAGTGGATGAGATAAGAAGCCTGTGATGGGAAGAAGAAGAATAGAGCAAGGGTAGATGCAACACCTGTACAACAGGCCTAGGCAGCTCGTTGCCGATAGAGGCAACGTTGTCCTCATTTTTACAACTCCGGAGATATGAGAATTATGTGCACACACCCAGAGCAAACGCTAGAGCAAGCCTCCCTCCCTCCCAGGGTGTACTACATTTTTTCCATGCAGTACATGCTTAATGGGCTGTGGCTGTATTAGACAGTGTGTTGAGAATTTAAGTATTTAAATCTGCTAGCCAATTTACATGTTGGAGAGTTACCGGGTGTCACATACATGTATTGCTATAGATATGTGGCCTTAACAAAGTATCGGTGCATCATAGATGGCTGAGACAAGCAGGAGCTGCAGTCGACATTCTTATTGGTGCCTAAGAAAGACAGGGTAAATCTAACAGATGGAGGGTTGTCATGTGGACCCACTGGGGATGTGTCCAGCAACATGGAAACAACGGCTATGTGGCAGCCTACAGACAGAAAACCGCTTATGAAACAGGCCTCGGCTGTAATCAAACCGGTTTTGGTCGTCGAGAGTTGCAACGTGCCTTTGCAACTGGTGGGTAATTTCTGGATTCGGGCTAGTTGACCGTGGTAAACATACGCTTATTCCAAGATAAACAAAAACTACAACTTCCAGTCTATAAGATATACTTAAAAGTATATCACAATTAAAGAACAATGTCCATTATGTGCAGTTATTACAGGTATTAAAATATGCACATGTACATGTAATAAACAATTTTCAAGATTGTACCTCTAGCATAAGGAAGACCGTCAATGTGATGGATAGTGGATGGTGCACTTCTGCAAAACCATGGAAAACCCCAGATAATTTAAATATTTGGCAAAGATCTCATCGGTACCAAATAAGCAGAAAGTTGATTGGAAACAAAACCTCGGATGATCATACACATAGGTGACTGGAACATGATTTGCAGGTGCACGAACACGGTTTGTAGGAGGGATGTATCCAGCATGAGGTTCCTAAAGGCATGGAGGCAGTATATAATAATTTATACATGAAACACGTATGACATAAGATTATGAGAATGTGAATATTAAGATCAAGAATTTTCATGTATACCAGGTCACGAGCATTTGGTTTAGATCTGGAAGATGCGCCCGCAATGGGGTAAGATTGGTTGCCAGTTACATATCGAGGTCCCACAGGGCGTTTAATGTTTCCAGAAGATTCTCCTGCATAGGGAACTCTAGCATAACCACCATGAGATGTTCTGTTGGAAGGTTTTGTCAGAACACCACCTGCACAATAACATGTATAAGAAATAGTACCCATTAACAAACTTAAACAAAATTGTCAGAGAACATACGATTCTTCCGTGCCCTCTTCGGTGCCCTTTCATTTACAGCGGTATTTTCAGTCTTTCCAGCTTTCCGTTTGCCTTTAGATGGGTTGGATGATTGTGGTACTTCCGCATCAACATGTGAGGTCAGCTTGCTCACATCACCTTTTCGCAATTTATGTGGTGAATCCTTCTTCACTCTGACCTCCCTATTCTGGTTCTTTTTCTTAATAGAATTGTTGGTGTCTTTAGAAGTTGCATCACTATTGACCTTGACCCCACCTTTAGCACTCTTCTTGTCCAGTTGCATTTCCCGACGTGGTCGAGCAAGACTTGCAGCCAGCTAGGTACAGAAAAAGAACAGTTGTCTAGCCAAGTTAGCAAGAACTATAGCAGTTTTAGATGAGAACCAATACAAGCAGGATTTAGGATACCTTAACTTCACCACCAATATTGGCACTGTTTATTCCTTCCACACAAGCTAATGCACTCTTCCTGGATGAGAATTCGACAAAAGAAGTTTTCGTTTTTGACTTCTTTAAAATGTGAACATCCAGAATCACCCCATATGCTTTGCAACATTCTTTAACTTTGCCCTTATCCCAAGAAAGAGGAACATGTTCGAGGTATACTGTTTTAACCTACAGACAAAGTAATGGTAAATTACGAAACAAAAACAGTGACAGTATTTCCAGGTGCAAAGTACTAAAGGCTATTAAGCACATGCGGTTTAGCTTAAGTATAGACTTGCATACAAAACATAGTACTGAACTTGGTTGCGGGATGCTTGGAATGTTTTAAGATACCTTTAATATTCTATAAACTGCTGGGCAACTTCTGGTTCTTTAACAACGGTCGAGCCTAGTTCTGTATCCCCTAAAACTGGCCAACACCCAGTTACCAGGATTGATGCAGCACCATAtcaatccacacacacacacacacacacgcacacacacacacacacaggcgcACAGAGGCACATATGGGCCGCAGACATGGGCATGAGACCAAAGTCATTGCAGAACTTTCAATGGTACCAGACATGGAGTGTTAAAATTGGTGGGCTTAACTCCTACGGTCCTATCATCACCAATCTGAGCACTGGAGAGACCTCAATAACTCAATTCAGCAACCTTAACTCCCGATGTGCATGATCATACCCCTTCAACATCTGAGTGAGGCATTTGTGCAAGGTTTCTCTTGTGCTACAAGACCTTGCAAGGCTGATTTAAGGGTAAGGAGGTTGTGGGCTCATGGCAGCAGGAAGGAACAAAATGGATTGTCTATGAACGGATGAGAATAGGCAAATTGGGCCGGTACGCATAGGATGAATCACAATCCTGACAACTCGATCCAAAACAACCAAGACCAAGCGAAAGAGCAGAAGTCCCAAGGTTGAAGTTTAagtataaaaatatatatatacagCAACTAACCTTCCGTAGGTTGTTGGTCTATTTGGTTATAGTTGATGTTTTCTATGGTTTAGCATAGTTCAGTCTTCAAAAACGTGCAACCTAAATATGTGTTCATGCTCCAAAAGTTTCACCAAACAAATCTAGCTGGTACTAGGAACTGCTATTTCTGACTCGAGACAGCATTCAAAAGATAAGTTCATTCAGTTGTTCAAATAACTCTTAACAGCCAAAATTGATGAATTAGCAATGAATCAACTCACAATTATGCAAAACATCTTAATATCTTAGAACATACTAAACTGGCAATAGCTGCTTTACCTGCAGCATAGCAAGCTCCTGACTTGATTCTGTAGGGATTTGAGCAGATTCCTTCACACTTTTAACAATGGTAATCAATGCATCCGGTTGCTGTAGCAGCTGAGATGCAGCTTTGGCGTTGTCAGGCGAAGCAAATTTGAGAAAAGTAATCCCTCGGTTTTGTCCTCCAGTTTCAGGATCAACGGGTAAACTCATATCAAATCCATCGATTCCGATACTTCTCAAGGAAGTTCGCACCTGCAAATTAAAGTTGAGAAAACAATTAAACTTAATGAAGCAGAAGTTGTCgcatcttatgggtttcacctctagcctaccccaacttgtttgggactaaaggctttgttgttgttgttgattatACCAATACAACAAGATAAACAAGAATGAATCGTGATGTATGCAACCATTCCGTTTGCATAGAGGATCAACTCTGTCAGTCCTTGAATATATACATAATTCACAAAGAAATTATTCATATAAAATATAATACCTTTGATGGCAAAAAAAATCACAAATGAGGCTAGACAACCTAGTTCCTATTAATTAGAAATTTTCCACACATTAGTGCTTGTAACATATGCAGTTCTCACTGTACGCTTCCATGAGGTCCATGACTCTTGCTATATTAATTTGTTTGAATAAGACATAAAACCGAAAAACATTCCATTAGTAGTTTGTGGTACTTGAAGTATCCCCGACACCCATTATCAACACTATTTGGTTATAAAACAGAAAAACTTCAATTAGTGGTTTGTGGAATTGTACAGGTAGATCAGGCCTCATCTCATATCTTATAAACTAAGTGAATGAACACATCTTTGTATCCAAAATGTTAATTTTATACCATAATCCTATTCTATTAGATCAGCATCATTTCAGTTACGGCATGATGGCGCCAAACCACTGTTTTCGAGTCGACGAGTCGTTCTGTGGTAGCGACTATTGACTAGTCATGACTAGTCTAGACTCATGGTCGACTAGTCGACATGAGTTAAGCAATAGGTACAGGGGAGGAGCAGCAGCAAGCCAGCAACCAGCAACCAGCTTGCGGTGGCGCCGGCCGGCAGGATTGTGGGGCAGCAGAGTCGGccaaggggcaagggagagggtCACAGGATAGGTTTGGGTAGGGGGGGACTAGTCTCGATCTACGTTTCACGGGGGGATTGGGCGAGCAAATAGAAAAAAAAAATATGACAGGCAGGGCCAGCTTTTAGTCGTTCGACTCGAAAACCTGAACTAGTCGCGACTAGTCGATGATTCGAGTCGACTTTCAGTTACTACTCAGTCGCGACTAGTCGTTCTactaaaaaaaacagaaacagtgCGCCAAACAAAAAGCCTTTTATACACATATAAAGATTAGTTTTTTTTTTAATTCAATATCTTCCAAAGAGCCAAACAGCCTCAATAAGTTCCTATTGATATGGAAATATTCTAATATTCAACATACAGTTCAGACTATAGCACTGTTGAAAGAGTATATGTATGGATTTTCTAAACATCAGGATCAGAAAAAGCTTGTTATATCTTACCTGCTCTTTTGTCCAGCTCTTGCAGATGTTGCTAAGGTAAAGGGTATTATCACCTCTAGAAGCTAATACTTTAACCCTTCCCCCTGTCACCTGAGAAAAATAATATGCAAGGAAAACAATGGCCGTTATTCAACAAACTAAGACATATTCAAAGAAAACCATTTGAAGGACAGAAGGGTTTATTGCGTCAAAACCTCAGCTCCCTCCTTAAATTCGGCAAGAGCCTTCTTTGCAGCTTCAGTGCTCATATAACGAACAAATGCAATGCCGTTCTTTTTTCTAATTGTTTTAATAGACTCAATCTCTCCGAATTGAGAAAAGACCTCTGTAATGTCTTTCTCAGCACAATCCTTAGGCAATCCATGAAGAAATACTTGCAAGTCTTTAGTATTGCCCACTGAAACTGAACCTAGTGTAGGCAATGAGGAGTCAAGTTCACCATTCTGCGCCTCAGAATGGACACTCAACTGGCAGGCAACACCATCCTCTTCGTTATTCCCATGTGTACCTTCATGCCCAGATTCTTCATGTTCTTCTTCAGATAGTTCATTCATGTCTGGAGTATACATGGAAAAGATGACCACATTAAAACCACCGACTAATTGGAGATAGTATAGGGCACGAGAAACATGAGTTTTGCATGCAATTCGCATTTTTGATCGGACAGGAAACAGTGTCATGCATAATGTTCAGCATAAGAATGTGCATTATGTGACAAAAATACACCGCAGTATTCCTCACAAATAGATTTTAATATTTGATGCCAATAGACAAATAAACTACTGAACATTCCAACCATGAGGGGACATGTTTAATGAGATGGCACTCGGTCTCTGTGGGCAACCGTGCTTTATACTCCTATAAGAAACCGGCAAAATTGGGCATATATGAATCGGCTAATTGTCAGTTTCATGTCTTCGGTCCATTTTGACACATAAGTGCTCACCAATAAGCAAGTGAGGGTACAAAATCTAGTGACGAAGGCTAAACAAAATCTCAGTTTTCCATGCAACATTGATTAATATCATGTTCCTCCACCCTCAACCTAACGACTTCAACTGTAAGCGATAACATCTAACATAGGTCCAGTCAAAAACAAGATTATTATTACAATAAAAAAGATAGCATTGAACTGCACATTACACATGAATAGGCAGCCCTACTTACCATCTGGTGCGGCGCCATCTCCCGGGACCTCTGTAGCATCCTCTTCCATTGCCTCCTCAGCTTCCTCCTCTTCTGCCTCTTCTTGTCCATCGTCCACATTAGCAGCCTCCTCGGGCTCCTCTACCATGGCAGACTCTAACCCTGTAACTTCACCGCCGCCCTCCTTGGATACGGTCACCATCGCTTTCTCCTCATCACCGCCCTCCACAGTCACCGTCTTCTCCGGCCCAGCCGCCAGCACCGTATCCTCCTCATCATCCTCGACTGCATCGGCTTCCTCCTCTGCGTCCTCAGGATCCTCCTCCACGTCCTCAGGATCCTCCTCCACGTCCTCAGGATCATCCTCCGCATcagggtcctcctcctcctcctcctcctcctcctcctccacctcctccacctcctccgacTCCTCTGGGTCCTCCTCCTCGGGCTCCTCCTCGTCGGGTTCCTCCTCTACGGACTCCGCCCCGGTGGCCTCCTCACGCTCCACCTCACCGagatcctccaccgccatcttgtcGTTCCCGCCACCATCCTCCGCAACCGTAACACTAGCCTCCGACGACTCGGGAGGGGTCGCCGCCACAACCGGAGGGGGCGCCGGAGAGGTCTCTGGCGGGGCGGCAGCGGGAGTGGTCTCCGCCGCAACCGGAGGGGGCGCCGGAGAGGTCTCTGGCGGGGCGGCCGCGGGAGGGGTCTCCGCCACAGCCGGAGGGGGCGCCGGGGATCTCTCTGGGGAGGCGGCCGCGGGAGGGGTCTCCGCCACGGACGGAGGGGGCGCCGGGGATCTCTCTGGGggggcggccgcggccgcggcccgcCGGAGTTTCTTGGCTTTGGCTGGAGGCATGAGGAAGGTCGCCGAGGGTTTGCTGTGTTGAGGTTGGGTGTCGTGGTTCAACGGCGAGGGTGGAGATTGGAGATGTGTCTGATTCGATCAGTTTCATGGAAGGGGAAAAACATCACTGGTCACTGAACTTGGGTCGTACTCCGTTTCGGGGCCCAGAAGTACACATACCTGAGGCCCACTCCGTTTCGGggcccagggcggccgcccccctgcctCCGGGCCGGGCCTGCCAGTGAGTTGCTCACTGGCAGGCCCGGCCTGGGGCCACCCTGGGGCCCAGAAACGGAGTGAGCCTCAGGTGTGTGCTTCTGTAAAAAAATCGGCTTTCACTAGTTTTTTCTATTATTTCTTTCTATTTCTTCGGTTTTCTTCATTTCTCCTTATTTTTCACTGGTTTTCTTTGgggttttcctttctttctttttatgtGTTTTTATTTATAGTTTTCATCATTTTTAGAACCGTTTTGATTGACTTTTTATTTTTTTGGTATGTGTTGTTTGTGTCGTTATCCCTTTCCATGTACATGTGAAACATTTATTTTTATACcgtacatgttaaacatttttaaaattcacaaagtTTGAAATAAATGTTTTGATGTCTACATATTTCGTTTACATCAAGAATATTTGTATGAACATTTATTAATTTAATACATGATTAGCATTTTCAAATACAATTATTACAATTTCTTTCAAATACATGTCTGATGCCTACCTTTTTCATAAACATTGTACATTCTTCATATACA
Protein-coding regions in this window:
- the LOC123164559 gene encoding nucleolin isoform X1, coding for MPPAKAKKLRRAAAAAAPPERSPAPPPSVAETPPAAASPERSPAPPPAVAETPPAAAPPETSPAPPPVAAETTPAAAPPETSPAPPPVVAATPPESSEASVTVAEDGGGNDKMAVEDLGEVEREEATGAESVEEEPDEEEPEEEDPEESEEVEEVEEEEEEEEEEDPDAEDDPEDVEEDPEDVEEDPEDAEEEADAVEDDEEDTVLAAGPEKTVTVEGGDEEKAMVTVSKEGGGEVTGLESAMVEEPEEAANVDDGQEEAEEEEAEEAMEEDATEVPGDGAAPDDMNELSEEEHEESGHEGTHGNNEEDGVACQLSVHSEAQNGELDSSLPTLGSVSVGNTKDLQVFLHGLPKDCAEKDITEVFSQFGEIESIKTIRKKNGIAFVRYMSTEAAKKALAEFKEGAEVTGGRVKVLASRGDNTLYLSNICKSWTKEQVRTSLRSIGIDGFDMSLPVDPETGGQNRGITFLKFASPDNAKAASQLLQQPDALITIVKSVKESAQIPTESSQELAMLQVKTVYLEHVPLSWDKGKVKECCKAYGVILDVHILKKSKTKTSFVEFSSRKSALACVEGINSANIGGEVKLAASLARPRREMQLDKKSAKGGVKVNSDATSKDTNNSIKKKNQNREVRVKKDSPHKLRKGDVSKLTSHVDAEVPQSSNPSKGKRKAGKTENTAVNERAPKRARKNRGVLTKPSNRTSHGGYARVPYAGESSGNIKRPVGPRYVTGNQSYPIAGASSRSKPNARDLEPHAGYIPPTNRVRAPANHVPVTYVYDHPRSAPSTIHHIDGLPYAREVAAPPPAYGYTSNPQYQDGYAYAYLPPPHPSVSYHYPGTGAYSPRRRYY
- the LOC123164559 gene encoding nucleolin isoform X2, whose product is MPPAKAKKLRRAAAAAAPPERSPAPPPSVAETPPAAASPERSPAPPPAVAETPPAAAPPETSPAPPPVAAETTPAAAPPETSPAPPPVVAATPPESSEASVTVAEDGGGNDKMAVEDLGEVEREEATGAESVEEEPDEEEPEEEDPEESEEVEEVEEEEEEEEEEDPDAEDDPEDVEEDPEDVEEDPEDAEEEADAVEDDEEDTVLAAGPEKTVTVEGGDEEKAMVTVSKEGGGEVTGLESAMVEEPEEAANVDDGQEEAEEEEAEEAMEEDATEVPGDGAAPDDMNELSEEEHEESGHEGTHGNNEEDGVACQLSVHSEAQNGELDSSLPTLGSVSVGNTKDLQVFLHGLPKDCAEKDITEVFSQFGEIESIKTIRKKNGIAFVRYMSTEAAKKALAEFKEGAEVTGGRVKVLASRGDNTLYLSNICKSWTKEQVRTSLRSIGIDGFDMSLPVDPETGGQNRGITFLKFASPDNAKAASQLLQQPDALITIVKSVKESAQIPTESSQELAMLQVKTVYLEHVPLSWDKGKVKECCKAYGVILDVHILKKSKTKTSFVEFSSRKSALACVEGINSANIGGEVKLAASLARPRREMQLDKKSAKGGVKVNSDATSKDTNNSIKKKNQNREVRVKKDSPHKLRKGDVSKLTSHVDAEVPQSSNPSKGKRKAGKTENTAVNERAPKRARKNRGVLTKPSNRTSHGGYARVPYAGESSGNIKRPVGPRYVTGNQSYPIAGASSRSKPNARDLEPHAGYIPPTNRVRAPANHVPVTYVSAPSTIHHIDGLPYAREVAAPPPAYGYTSNPQYQDGYAYAYLPPPHPSVSYHYPGTGAYSPRRRYY